In one window of Cydia fagiglandana chromosome 10, ilCydFagi1.1, whole genome shotgun sequence DNA:
- the LOC134668388 gene encoding basic juvenile hormone-suppressible protein 1-like, protein MRVLIFAAIVAAAAASVVPIDKLDTITIGKDTLVNVDVKVREMCILKLLRHILQPTMYEDIRTVAREWSIEDNMDKYLKTDVVKKFVETYKLGLLPRGEVFVHTNEKHIKQAIRVFRILYFAKDFDVFIKTCCWLRERINGGMFTYALTAAVFHRVDCRGIVLPAPYEIYPYFFVDTDVIQKALVLKMSKLNIDNVLMNYWGIKIVKDKNICLIDARKGLRTVMGKEDKITYFTEDVDLNTYFYYLHMNYPYWMDNEVYGLHKERRGEVMMYAGQQLLARYRLERLSHGMCDIKMIKWDEKIKGGYWPKLRLHNGYDMPARVGNVMLLNDDNLKVKLVCDDVEKIIRQAILTGKMERRDGTVITLKKAEDYEYLARLLVGGMGMLNDDAKVIHITNLLKKMFTYSLYNVDKETYVPTAIDMYTTCLRDPLYWRLMKRVHEMAHLFKAILPKYTRDELTFPGVKVESITTDKLVTFMDEYDIDISNALYLDDSEMKKKNLDIVMIARQRRLNNHPFKVTVDVVSDKAVDSIVRIFIGPKYDCMGRLLDVNTKRLDMIEIDSFLYKLDTGKNTIVRKSIEMHGVIEDRPMTRLIMDKDLGLDTNVGVDVRDRVTVDSWWHKTRRGFPSRLLLPLGRKGGLELQMFVIVTPVRTGLTIPTVDMTIMKERRTCFWTTCVDTMPLGFPFDREIDYTRFFTPNMLFTDILVFRKDMDLANVNKDVDMSNMVMRRDDLTILDKDMLMHRSYKDVMLMSVDKMMRM, encoded by the exons ATGAGGGTACTGATATTTGCGGCTATCGTCGCCGCCGCGGCGGCATCGGTCGTCCCTATTGACAAATTGGACACCATCACCATCGGCAAGGACACCCTCG TGAATGTGGACGTCAAAGTCCGGGAGATGTGCATCCTGAAACTGCTGCGTCACATCCTGCAGCCCACCATGTACGAGGATATCCGCACCGTCGCCCGCGAGTGGTCGATTGAGGACAACATGGACAAATACCTG AAAACGGACGTCGTCAAGAAGTTCGTCGAAACGTACAAGCTGGGTTTGCTGCCCCGCGGCGAGGTGTTCGTCCACACCAACGAGAAGCACATCAAGCAGGCCATCAGGGTCTTCCGCATCCTCTACTTTGCCAAGGACTTTGACGTCTTCATCAAGACTTGTTGCTGGCTCCGTGAGCGTATAAACGGTGGCATGTTCACCTACGCCCTCACCGCTGCCGTCTTCCACCGCGTCGACTGCCGCGGCATCGTCCTCCCCGCCCCCTACGAAATCTACCCCTACTTCTTCGTCGATACCGACGTCATTCAAAAGGCCCTCGTTCTGAAGATGAGCAAACTCAACATCGACAATGTCTTAATGAACTACTGGGGCATCAAAATCGTGAAGGACAAGAACATCTGTCTCATTGACGCCCGTAAAGGTCTGCGCACCGTCATGGGTAAGGAGGACAAGATCACCTACTTCACTGAGGATGTTGATCTAAACACCTACTTCTACTACCTGCACATGAACTACCCCTACTGGATGGACAATGAAGTGTACGGTCTGCACAAGGAGCGCCGCGGTGAGGTTATGATGTACGCCGGACAGCAACTGCTCGCTAGATATAGACTTGAGCGCCTGAGCCACGGCATGTGCGACATCAAGATGATCAAATGGGACGAGAAGATCAAGGGAGGCTACTGGCCCAAGCTCCGCCTGCACAACGGCTATGACATGCCCGCCCGCGTCGGCAACGTCATGCTGCTCAACGATGACAACCTGAAGGTGAAACTGGTCTGCGATGATGTTGAGAAGATCATCCGTCAAGCTATCCTCACCGGTAAAATGGAACGC CGCGACGGAACCGTGATCACCCTGAAGAAGGCTGAAGACTACGAGTACCTGGCGCGCCTGCTGGTCGGAGGCATGGGCATGCTCAATGACGACGCCAAGGTCATCCACATCACCAACCTGCTCAAGAAGATGTTCACCTACAGCCTGTACAACGTTGACAA GGAAACCTACGTCCCTACCGCCATTGACATGTACACGACCTGCCTTCGCGACCCGCTGTACTGGCGCCTGATGAAGCGCGTCCACGAGATGGCACATCTCTTCAAGGCCATCCTGCCTAAGTACACACGCGACGAGCTCACCTTCCCCGGAGTCAAGGTCGAGAGCATCACCACCGACAAACTCGTCACCTTTATGGACGAGTACGACATCGACATCAGCAACGCCCTGTACCTCGATGACAGCGAGATGAAGAAGAAGAACCTGGATATTGTCATGATCGCCCGCCAGCGCCGCCTCAACAACCACCCCTTCAAGGTCACTGTTGACGTCGTCTCCGACAAGGCCGTCGACTCCATCGTCCGCATCTTCATTGGTCCCAAGTACGACTGCATGGGCCGTCTCCTAGACGTCAACACCAAACGCCTCGACATGATCGAGATCGACAGCTTCCTATACAAACTGGATACCGGCAAGAACACTATCGTCCGCAAATCGATCGAGATGCACGGCGTGATAGAGGACAGGCCGATGACCCGTCTTATAATGGACAAGGACCTCGGTTTGGACACGAACGTCGGTGTGGACGTGCGCGACCGCGTGACGGTAGACAGCTGGTGGCATAAGACTCGTCGCGGTTTCCCGTCTCGCCTGTTGCTGCCTCTCGGTCGCAAGGGCGGTCTGGAGCTGCAGATGTTCGTGATCGTGACGCCCGTGCGCACCGGCCTGACGATCCCCACCGTCGACATGACCATCATGAAGGAGCGCCGCACCTGCTTCTGGACGACTTGCGTTGACACTATGCCTCTCGGCTTCCCGTTCGACCGCGAGATCGACTACACTCGCTTCTTCACTCCCAACATGCTGTTCACGGACATCCTCGTGTTCCGCAAGGACATGGACCTCGCCAACGTGAACAAGGACGTGGACATGTCCAACATGGTGATGCGCCGCGACGACCTCACCATCCTGGACAAGGACATGCTGATGCACAGAAGCTACAAGGACGTGATGCTAATGAGTGTCGACAAGATGATGCGAatgtaa